From the Daucus carota subsp. sativus chromosome 8, DH1 v3.0, whole genome shotgun sequence genome, one window contains:
- the LOC135148544 gene encoding protein FAR1-RELATED SEQUENCE 5-like gives MIGSYEDVGATVVDFKNFARDIKQHIGKHDADMIVQKFRDIQESSNSSFRFEYRTDSGNHLTQLFWADDEGRKNYEVFGDAVSFDATYRTNKYGMVFIPIVGIDNHWKSVTFGAILLEREDNENYIWACESFKKVFGKDPKCIITDQDLAMKAALQISFPLVKHRLCMWHIMKKFPSKLGTVFCAESGFMDKLGRVIWADHITPDEFEQGWIDAVDEFDLNENVWLKEMFDMRSLWIPAYFNDEPMVGLMQTTSRSESSNFYFGNYVQRGDTLSEFYICYQSAIEKQRNNAKKLTHYDDFTPKTITDREIEKDAIRLDTRDLFYKVQEEIRAGCMDIILLGMTCLDNVKKIKIQEPGNRTRIFEVELNMETHFIECSCKLFTRVGYLCSHAFFFLGICGIRIIPRQYVSNRWLKNAVERFSTLELGEISDRDATILSRRVQTQDCWFEFQGCLSDASGNADVLEYIKNGLSSMRKHITTTMKKPRTRLNSEKIEELIDSHVVNEITIHNPNKSNNKGSRKRIISGAEKSIGCNNRKMRKCATFQVYAYHDSRTCREKT, from the exons atgatCGGTTCATATGAAGATGTAGGAGCTACTGTTGTTGATTTTAAGAACTTTGCCAGGGATATTAAACAACACATTGGGAAGCACGACGCTGATATGATTGTCCAGaaattcagggatatacaagaATCTTCAAACTCGAGTTTTAGATTTGAATATAGAACCGACTCGGGAAATCATCTCACTCAATTATTCTGGGCAGATGATGAAGGCAGGAAAAACTATGAAGTATTTGGTGATGCTGTTTCTTTTGATGCAACGTATAGGACAAACAAGTATGGCATGGTTTTCATTCCTATTGTAGGAATTGACAATCACTGGAAGAGTGTGACTTTTGGGGCGATTTTGCTTGAACGGGAAGACAACGAAAACTATATATGGGCATGCGAATCTTTCAAGAAGGTGTTTGGTAAGGATCCTAAATGTATTATTACAGATCAAGATTTAGCAATGAAAGCTGCTCTTCAGATTTCCTTCCCACTTGTTAAGCATCGGCTTTGTATGTGGCATATAATGAAAAAATTTCCTTCTAAG CTAGGAACTGTTTTCTGTGCTGAATCAGGATTCATGGACAAACTTGGACGAGTAATCTGGGCAGATCACATAACGCCAGATGAATTTGAACAAGGATGGATAGATGCTGTTGATGAATTTGACTTGAACGAGAATGTTTGGCTAAAAGAAATGTTTGACATGAGATCTTTGTGGATTCCAGCATACTTTAATGATGAACCAATGGTAGGACTTATGCAGACAACATCGAGGTCAGaaagttctaatttttattttggaaaTTATGTCCAACGAGGTGATACACTTTCAGAGTTTTACATATGCTATCAGAGTGCAATTGAAAAACAAAGGAACAACGCTAAGAAACTGACACACTATGATGACTTCACACCAAAAACAATTACAGACAGAGAGATTGAAAAAGATGCGATAAGACTTGACACAAGGGATCTGTTTTACAAGGTTCAAGAAGAGATAAGAGCTGGTTGTATGGATATTATCCTATTGGGCATGACTTGTCTGGACAATGTGAAGAAAATAAAGATCCAAGAACCAGGGAATAGAACCAGGATTTTTGAG GTTGAACTTAACATGGAAACACATTTTATTGAATGTTCGTGCAAACTGTTCACCAGGGTTGGCTATCTATGTTCCCATGCCTTTTTCTTCCTTGGTATTTGTGGAATTAGAATAATACCGCGACAGTATGTCTCAAACAGATGGTTGAAGAACGCAGTTGAGCGCTTCAGCACACTTGAACTTGGAGAAATATCTGATAGAGATGCAACAATTTTATCTAGGCGTGTGCAGACACAAGATTGTTGGTTTGAGTTCCAAGGCTGCCTAAGCGACGCATCTGGTAATGCTGATGTTTTAGAGTATATTAAAAACGGACTTTCTAGCATGAGGAAACACATAACAACAACAATGAAGAAACCAAGAACTCGATTAAACTCAGAGAAGATCGAAGAATTAATAGATTCTCATGTTGTCAATGAGATTACAATACACAATCCTAACAAAAGCAACAACAAGGGCAGCAGGAAAAGAATCATATCAGGAGCAGAGAAATCAATTGGGTGCAACAATAGGAAAATGAGGAAATGTGCAACTTTTCAGGTTTATGCTTATCATGATTCAAGGACTTGTCGTGAGAAGACTTAA